The Candidatus Eisenbacteria bacterium genome has a window encoding:
- a CDS encoding HU family DNA-binding protein — MNKGDLVASLARSAKISKSSAQCAVNCLFDASKKGIIASELIAGHRVQITGFGTFETRKRKPRIARNPRTGEKIKVAGGNYPAFRAGSSLKQKVRK, encoded by the coding sequence ATGAATAAGGGCGACCTAGTAGCGAGTCTTGCCAGGAGCGCAAAGATCTCCAAGAGCAGTGCTCAGTGCGCGGTGAATTGCCTGTTCGATGCTTCGAAGAAAGGTATCATCGCCTCTGAGCTGATTGCCGGCCACAGGGTTCAGATAACCGGTTTCGGAACCTTCGAGACAAGAAAGAGGAAACCCAGAATAGCAAGGAACCCGAGGACGGGCGAGAAGATAAAGGTGGCAGGAGGTAATTACCCGGCGTTCCGCGCAGGGAGTTCGTTGAAGCAGAAGGTCAGAAAGTAG
- a CDS encoding multiheme c-type cytochrome has translation MAQYGAVLAVNGGDLVGRVPSERDKSTFLIQALKVMGYSVVTFGEREISLGLDYFLDKCGKAKIKVVNANTFYVKSKKAVVKPFTIEDVNGVKVGVTAVLGPDLAGRQLDEASPYEVRDPKAALEALVPAMRKKCDVVVVLSHLRTNLEAENIARSIKGIDVVLSSHDAGMVVNPTKAGDALLLRTGNRGQYLGKLVLTLDSRGKVSSYTGGVVNLDQKIPSSPGMTKLIDDFNASLVKASRASLVKEKKTAKLSPDKYLGNEICSRCHDVAGEQWAATRHAKAFVTLENAAKEHLPDCIKCHTTGYGEQGGFTGPGGTPDLRGVQCESCHGIGTKHEMNAAYGKISEATCRKCHNKEWSPKFDFKTYLKKISHGRKGDLTSLGGNSGSAAGR, from the coding sequence ATGGCACAATACGGAGCCGTTCTTGCAGTGAACGGCGGTGACTTGGTTGGCAGGGTTCCCAGCGAGCGCGACAAGAGCACGTTCCTGATCCAGGCGTTGAAAGTGATGGGGTACAGTGTCGTTACATTCGGAGAAAGAGAAATTTCCCTGGGTCTTGACTACTTTCTTGATAAATGCGGCAAGGCGAAAATCAAGGTTGTCAACGCAAATACATTCTACGTCAAGTCAAAGAAAGCCGTTGTGAAGCCGTTCACAATCGAAGACGTGAATGGTGTGAAAGTCGGAGTTACCGCGGTACTTGGTCCTGACCTTGCCGGAAGGCAACTTGATGAAGCAAGTCCGTACGAGGTAAGAGACCCCAAGGCTGCCCTTGAAGCTCTTGTTCCGGCTATGCGAAAGAAGTGTGATGTTGTAGTAGTCCTTTCTCATCTCCGGACAAACCTCGAGGCCGAGAATATCGCCAGGAGCATAAAGGGAATCGATGTGGTCCTGAGTTCTCACGATGCGGGAATGGTGGTAAATCCAACAAAGGCCGGAGATGCTCTTCTCCTGAGAACCGGAAATCGCGGACAGTATCTCGGGAAACTGGTACTTACTCTCGATTCGCGGGGCAAGGTGTCTTCGTATACCGGTGGGGTTGTGAATCTCGACCAGAAAATACCCTCTAGCCCGGGCATGACAAAGCTCATAGACGATTTCAATGCCAGCCTGGTGAAGGCAAGCCGGGCCTCCCTTGTGAAAGAGAAGAAGACGGCAAAGCTTTCTCCCGACAAGTATCTTGGGAATGAAATCTGCTCAAGATGTCACGATGTGGCTGGCGAACAGTGGGCGGCGACGCGTCATGCGAAGGCTTTTGTCACGCTTGAGAACGCGGCCAAGGAGCATCTTCCCGATTGTATCAAATGCCACACGACAGGATATGGAGAACAGGGTGGGTTCACCGGTCCGGGGGGAACTCCCGACCTCAGAGGAGTCCAGTGCGAGTCCTGTCATGGGATCGGGACCAAGCATGAGATGAACGCCGCGTACGGAAAGATTAGTGAGGCGACATGCCGGAAGTGCCACAATAAGGAGTGGAGTCCCAAATTCGACTTTAAGACCTACCTGAAGAAGATTTCTCACGGCCGGAAAGGTGATCTGACAAGCTTGGGCGGTAATAGTGGCAGTGCTGCAGGGCGGTAG